The Megachile rotundata isolate GNS110a chromosome 8, iyMegRotu1, whole genome shotgun sequence genome has a segment encoding these proteins:
- the LOC100878817 gene encoding protein MMS22-like isoform X3, producing MNIVQMDVCLTCNCNGKVNFNDWELSKDGLFLRGDVENVLYPQDERFLSDVDIQLFDCTVPASTVLLDLKHFVKCMDMQLKILSRHENYNQVLNSKTNDIDFYYIRRTISEFVLYMRTYLNSIKWDLHSLLVINEDIEEEFNTLFVTMKRFLSRLSNIPDATFHYAPSKLGNHCTQPEYHVYHMHIELRWLFVSLMYTRNTYCHYSNENQLDEFENVQGMIINDLIYISLKIFETMPVANVQQKTPYNCTCIRELWLMFQVFIDSLSERMKSKTFWDYVNNCLDAILNRNASNNKEEFKYYSLKPCKNSELFCLWIIYSLSLLYGYSSDGIYLGSKSSRIKPNYEQLEKILKTFISKGGKDGERDALDDELRIMIPLLNTIVTNWWQPKVSIISLLWDCFHKRLDEPFLLQVTGPWTLSVEKKTAADILKQVKDRINNIECGKESSYGMFLRLLGSFLRINYSNSDTKHWNQIKSRIYSKFSKSKVQEFSITGLYNFISLFLTLAVTADTTNVCSVMLDLLPVIKEYNSENSKKYSLIWKGKLTILLLYSDLKLNFTNIASTYIDTVNTICCRKDDTSRSMMSNFVEVFGIILSSSNMELGEHLLLSGWIDRYLLECPNKAIGPLTRVLANIFEKCVSLVNNSSNIGADGAEKMLDALWCYGACRVRQLVFDPTLISDHYNDVAKLAVAFTLEALRNPVVAKKYKHSAISLFQHFASSIIVKDIRITRSYLMLILERQQAIEDLKKEIKNFDTIVIQAWIKCSIIGHNTNGNEIKILQNYISQLTEIRQMFETPCDIQEFQESRESVLIFIMNAMKKRNLLKTEQERNQYDTKWKLYFNHVEKWILTPITEDTKESELAFWIYRCIGTLILCTSVMLYSKNQPNNMFKTLLNKTILSVEQPFLKHLGKRTFSMILLGIETLNVKSDISLQVLIRDLFEQYMTLLITPIINTSNFKVSDSLLKCFKDAKADFIHLIFEILMTNFLTFTSDNLMHKHSYLVMIILQNLLKGEISYPCHIVEYIILICPPRIIECYVKVHEHHPHKQQTIDFINNVTRNRYYKESRLLQNKFNNVISTTVQKLLMTNQHNTFEFLRSILPAITDIVQFLSVQMESTLIDLERNRRPNATSFRYSWNQLQNAVKNLKKN from the exons atg AACATTGTACAAATGGATGTTTGTTTAACTTGCAATTGCAATGGAAAGGTAAATTTTAACGATTGGGAATTAAGTAAAGATGGATTGTTTTTACGTGGAGATGTGGAAAATGTTTTGTATCCACAAGATGAACGCTTTTTATCAGATGTGGACATACAACTTTTTGATTGCACTGTGCCTGCATCAACAGTTTTGTTAGACTTGAAACACTTTGTTAAGTGCATGGA TATGCAGCTAAAAATTCTCAGTAGACATGAGAATTATAATCaagttttaaattctaaaacaaaCGATATTGACTTTTATTATATAAGACGTACAATATCTGAATTTGTTTTATATATGAGAACATATTTAAATAG TATAAAATGGGACCTGCATTCTTTGCTTGTTATAAATGAAGACATTGAAGAAGAATTTAATACGTTATTTGTAACTATGAAAAGATTTCTTAGTAGATTAAGCAATATCCCAGATGCAACATTCCATTATGCACCTTCTAAATTAGGCAATCAT TGTACACAACCAGAGTATCATGTGTATCATATGCACATAGAATTGCGATGGCTTTTTGTTTCATTAATGTATACAAGGAATACATATTGTCATTATTCAAATGAAAATCAATTagatgaatttgaaaatgtccaaGGAATGATTATTAATGACCTAATATATAtctcattgaaaatatttgaaacg ATGCCAGTAGCTAATGTACAACAAAAAACACCATATAATTGCACTTGTATTAGAGAATTATGGCTTATGTTTCAAGTATTTATTGATAGCTTATCTGAAAGAATGAAATCAAAG acTTTTTGGGATTATGTAAATAACTGCTTGGATGCAATATTAAATAGAAATGCATCTAACAATAaagaagaatttaaatattattctttaaaGCCTtgtaaaaattctgaattatttTGTCTTTGGATTATATATAGTCTTTCACTTTTATATGGATATAGCAGTGATGGTATATATTTGGGATCTAAAAGTTCAAGA ATCAAGCCTAATTATGAGCAACtagagaaaattttgaaaacattcaTCTCTAAAGGTGGGAAAGATGGTGAAAGAGATGCACTTGACGACGAATTACGTATCATGATACctttattaaatactattgttACTAACTGGTGGCAACCAAAAGTTTCTATAATTTCTCTCCTATGGGACTGCTTTCATAAAAGATTAGATGAACCATTTTTGTTACAAGTAACTGGTCCTTGGACCTTGTCAGTTGAAAA GAAAACTGCTGCTGATATCCTTAAACAAGTAAAAGACagaattaataatatagaatGTGGTAAAGAGTCTAGTTATGGAATGTTTTTACGTTTACTTG GATCATTTCTACGAATAAACTATAGTAATAGTGACACAAAACATTGGAATCAAATCAAAAGTCGTATctattcaaaattttctaaaagtaaagttcaagaattttcaataactggtttatataatttcatttcattgtTTTTAACATTAGCAGTAACTGCAGACACTACAAATGTT TGTTCAGTAATGCTAGATCTATTACCAGTAATAAAAGAATACAATagtgaaaatagtaagaaatataGTTTAATTTGGAAAGGAAAATTAACTATTCTTCTCTTGTACAGCGATCTGAAACTCAATTTTACTAATATAGCTTCCACCTATATAGATACG GTAAATACTATATGTTGTCGTAAAGATGATACTTCTCGTTCAATGATGAGTAATTTTGTCGAAGTATTTGGTATAATTCTATCGTCGAGTAACATGGAATTAGGGGAACATTTATTACTTAGTGGATGGATAGATCGGTATTTGTTAGAATGTCCGAATAAAGCGATTGGACCATTAACAAGGGTATTGGCTAACATTTTCGAAAAATGTGTTTCCCTGGTTAATAATTCTTCTAATATAG GAGCAGACGGCGCAGAAAAAATGTTGGATGCTTTATGGTGTTACGGAGCGTGTAGAGTACGGCAGCTTGTTTTTGATCCCACTCTTATTAGCGATCATTACAATGATGTCGCAAAACTTGCTGTTGCATTTACTTTAGAAGCATTGAGGAATCCAGTAGTAGCAAAGAAGTATAAACATTCAGCCATATCTTTGTTTCAACACTTTGCATCATCGATAATTGTTAAAGATATcag aATCACAAGGAGTTATCTTATGCTAATACTGGAGCGGCAACAAGCAATTGAAGatctaaaaaaagaaataaaaaattttgatacaATAGTCATTCAA GCATGGATAAAATGTTCTATCATTGGTCATAATACGAAcggaaatgaaataaaaattttacaaaattatatatcacAATTAACTGAAATACGGCAAATGTTTGAGACACCTTGCGATATTCAGGAATTTCAAGAGAGTAGAGAATCAGTGTTAATATTCATCATGAATGCTATGAAGAAACGAAACCTCTTAAAA ACAGAACAAGAACGAAATCAGTATGATACAAAATGGAAACTGTATTTTAATCATGTAGAAAAATGGATTCTTACACCAATTACAGAAGATACTAAAGAATCTGAATTAGCTTTTTGGATATACAGATGCATTGGAACTTTAATTCTTTGTACTTCAGTTATGCTATATTccaaa aatcAACCAAATAACATGTTCAAGACATTATTGAATAAAACTATATTGTCAGTTGAGCAGccttttttaaaacatttgGGAAAAAGGACATTTTCTATGATATTGTTGGGTATAGAAACCCTCAATGTTAAAAGTGATATATCTCTTCAAGTACTAATACGAGATCTTTTCGAGCAGTATATGACTCTTTTAataactccaattattaacaCAAGTAATTTTAAAGTATCTGACTCGTTGCTGAAATGCTTTAAAGATGCAAAAGCAGATTTTATTCatttgatatttgaaatattaatgacaaattttttaacttttacgaGTGATAATTTAATGCATAAACATTCTTATCtg GTAATGATTATTCTACAAAATCTACTCAAGGGTGAAATCAGTTATCCATGTCATATAGtagaatatattattttgatttgTCCACCCCGTATTATTGAATGCTATGTAAAAGTTCATGAACATCACCCACATAAACAACAAActattgattttataaataatgttactaGGAATCGTTATTATAAAGAAAGTCGTTTGTTACA GAACAAATTTAACAATGTCATATCTACTACTGTTCAAAAATTACTAATGACAAATCAACATAacacttttgaatttttacgtTCAATTTTGCCCGCAATAACCGATATAGTACAATTTTTATCAGTTCAAATGGAAAGTACTTTAATCGACTTAGAAAGAAATCGGCGTCCAAATGCAACATCGTTCAG atatTCGTGGAATCAACTTCAAAATGctgtgaaaaatttaaaaaaaaattaa
- the LOC100878817 gene encoding protein MMS22-like isoform X1 produces the protein MNIVQMDVCLTCNCNGKVNFNDWELSKDGLFLRGDVENVLYPQDERFLSDVDIQLFDCTVPASTVLLDLKHFVKCMDMQLKILSRHENYNQVLNSKTNDIDFYYIRRTISEFVLYMRTYLNSIKWDLHSLLVINEDIEEEFNTLFVTMKRFLSRLSNIPDATFHYAPSKLGNHCTQPEYHVYHMHIELRWLFVSLMYTRNTYCHYSNENQLDEFENVQGMIINDLIYISLKIFETMPVANVQQKTPYNCTCIRELWLMFQVFIDSLSERMKSKTFWDYVNNCLDAILNRNASNNKEEFKYYSLKPCKNSELFCLWIIYSLSLLYGYSSDGIYLGSKSSRIKPNYEQLEKILKTFISKGGKDGERDALDDELRIMIPLLNTIVTNWWQPKVSIISLLWDCFHKRLDEPFLLQVTGPWTLSVEKKTAADILKQVKDRINNIECGKESSYGMFLRLLGSFLRINYSNSDTKHWNQIKSRIYSKFSKSKVQEFSITGLYNFISLFLTLAVTADTTNVCSVMLDLLPVIKEYNSENSKKYSLIWKGKLTILLLYSDLKLNFTNIASTYIDTVNTICCRKDDTSRSMMSNFVEVFGIILSSSNMELGEHLLLSGWIDRYLLECPNKAIGPLTRVLANIFEKCVSLVNNSSNIGSLFVNYIFNIINFSSFLQFSYSIGADGAEKMLDALWCYGACRVRQLVFDPTLISDHYNDVAKLAVAFTLEALRNPVVAKKYKHSAISLFQHFASSIIVKDIRITRSYLMLILERQQAIEDLKKEIKNFDTIVIQAWIKCSIIGHNTNGNEIKILQNYISQLTEIRQMFETPCDIQEFQESRESVLIFIMNAMKKRNLLKTEQERNQYDTKWKLYFNHVEKWILTPITEDTKESELAFWIYRCIGTLILCTSVMLYSKNQPNNMFKTLLNKTILSVEQPFLKHLGKRTFSMILLGIETLNVKSDISLQVLIRDLFEQYMTLLITPIINTSNFKVSDSLLKCFKDAKADFIHLIFEILMTNFLTFTSDNLMHKHSYLVMIILQNLLKGEISYPCHIVEYIILICPPRIIECYVKVHEHHPHKQQTIDFINNVTRNRYYKESRLLQNKFNNVISTTVQKLLMTNQHNTFEFLRSILPAITDIVQFLSVQMESTLIDLERNRRPNATSFRYSWNQLQNAVKNLKKN, from the exons atg AACATTGTACAAATGGATGTTTGTTTAACTTGCAATTGCAATGGAAAGGTAAATTTTAACGATTGGGAATTAAGTAAAGATGGATTGTTTTTACGTGGAGATGTGGAAAATGTTTTGTATCCACAAGATGAACGCTTTTTATCAGATGTGGACATACAACTTTTTGATTGCACTGTGCCTGCATCAACAGTTTTGTTAGACTTGAAACACTTTGTTAAGTGCATGGA TATGCAGCTAAAAATTCTCAGTAGACATGAGAATTATAATCaagttttaaattctaaaacaaaCGATATTGACTTTTATTATATAAGACGTACAATATCTGAATTTGTTTTATATATGAGAACATATTTAAATAG TATAAAATGGGACCTGCATTCTTTGCTTGTTATAAATGAAGACATTGAAGAAGAATTTAATACGTTATTTGTAACTATGAAAAGATTTCTTAGTAGATTAAGCAATATCCCAGATGCAACATTCCATTATGCACCTTCTAAATTAGGCAATCAT TGTACACAACCAGAGTATCATGTGTATCATATGCACATAGAATTGCGATGGCTTTTTGTTTCATTAATGTATACAAGGAATACATATTGTCATTATTCAAATGAAAATCAATTagatgaatttgaaaatgtccaaGGAATGATTATTAATGACCTAATATATAtctcattgaaaatatttgaaacg ATGCCAGTAGCTAATGTACAACAAAAAACACCATATAATTGCACTTGTATTAGAGAATTATGGCTTATGTTTCAAGTATTTATTGATAGCTTATCTGAAAGAATGAAATCAAAG acTTTTTGGGATTATGTAAATAACTGCTTGGATGCAATATTAAATAGAAATGCATCTAACAATAaagaagaatttaaatattattctttaaaGCCTtgtaaaaattctgaattatttTGTCTTTGGATTATATATAGTCTTTCACTTTTATATGGATATAGCAGTGATGGTATATATTTGGGATCTAAAAGTTCAAGA ATCAAGCCTAATTATGAGCAACtagagaaaattttgaaaacattcaTCTCTAAAGGTGGGAAAGATGGTGAAAGAGATGCACTTGACGACGAATTACGTATCATGATACctttattaaatactattgttACTAACTGGTGGCAACCAAAAGTTTCTATAATTTCTCTCCTATGGGACTGCTTTCATAAAAGATTAGATGAACCATTTTTGTTACAAGTAACTGGTCCTTGGACCTTGTCAGTTGAAAA GAAAACTGCTGCTGATATCCTTAAACAAGTAAAAGACagaattaataatatagaatGTGGTAAAGAGTCTAGTTATGGAATGTTTTTACGTTTACTTG GATCATTTCTACGAATAAACTATAGTAATAGTGACACAAAACATTGGAATCAAATCAAAAGTCGTATctattcaaaattttctaaaagtaaagttcaagaattttcaataactggtttatataatttcatttcattgtTTTTAACATTAGCAGTAACTGCAGACACTACAAATGTT TGTTCAGTAATGCTAGATCTATTACCAGTAATAAAAGAATACAATagtgaaaatagtaagaaatataGTTTAATTTGGAAAGGAAAATTAACTATTCTTCTCTTGTACAGCGATCTGAAACTCAATTTTACTAATATAGCTTCCACCTATATAGATACG GTAAATACTATATGTTGTCGTAAAGATGATACTTCTCGTTCAATGATGAGTAATTTTGTCGAAGTATTTGGTATAATTCTATCGTCGAGTAACATGGAATTAGGGGAACATTTATTACTTAGTGGATGGATAGATCGGTATTTGTTAGAATGTCCGAATAAAGCGATTGGACCATTAACAAGGGTATTGGCTAACATTTTCGAAAAATGTGTTTCCCTGGTTAATAATTCTTCTAATATAGGTTCGctatttgttaattatatattcaatattatcaatttcaGTTCTTTTCTTCAATTTAGTTATTCAATAGGAGCAGACGGCGCAGAAAAAATGTTGGATGCTTTATGGTGTTACGGAGCGTGTAGAGTACGGCAGCTTGTTTTTGATCCCACTCTTATTAGCGATCATTACAATGATGTCGCAAAACTTGCTGTTGCATTTACTTTAGAAGCATTGAGGAATCCAGTAGTAGCAAAGAAGTATAAACATTCAGCCATATCTTTGTTTCAACACTTTGCATCATCGATAATTGTTAAAGATATcag aATCACAAGGAGTTATCTTATGCTAATACTGGAGCGGCAACAAGCAATTGAAGatctaaaaaaagaaataaaaaattttgatacaATAGTCATTCAA GCATGGATAAAATGTTCTATCATTGGTCATAATACGAAcggaaatgaaataaaaattttacaaaattatatatcacAATTAACTGAAATACGGCAAATGTTTGAGACACCTTGCGATATTCAGGAATTTCAAGAGAGTAGAGAATCAGTGTTAATATTCATCATGAATGCTATGAAGAAACGAAACCTCTTAAAA ACAGAACAAGAACGAAATCAGTATGATACAAAATGGAAACTGTATTTTAATCATGTAGAAAAATGGATTCTTACACCAATTACAGAAGATACTAAAGAATCTGAATTAGCTTTTTGGATATACAGATGCATTGGAACTTTAATTCTTTGTACTTCAGTTATGCTATATTccaaa aatcAACCAAATAACATGTTCAAGACATTATTGAATAAAACTATATTGTCAGTTGAGCAGccttttttaaaacatttgGGAAAAAGGACATTTTCTATGATATTGTTGGGTATAGAAACCCTCAATGTTAAAAGTGATATATCTCTTCAAGTACTAATACGAGATCTTTTCGAGCAGTATATGACTCTTTTAataactccaattattaacaCAAGTAATTTTAAAGTATCTGACTCGTTGCTGAAATGCTTTAAAGATGCAAAAGCAGATTTTATTCatttgatatttgaaatattaatgacaaattttttaacttttacgaGTGATAATTTAATGCATAAACATTCTTATCtg GTAATGATTATTCTACAAAATCTACTCAAGGGTGAAATCAGTTATCCATGTCATATAGtagaatatattattttgatttgTCCACCCCGTATTATTGAATGCTATGTAAAAGTTCATGAACATCACCCACATAAACAACAAActattgattttataaataatgttactaGGAATCGTTATTATAAAGAAAGTCGTTTGTTACA GAACAAATTTAACAATGTCATATCTACTACTGTTCAAAAATTACTAATGACAAATCAACATAacacttttgaatttttacgtTCAATTTTGCCCGCAATAACCGATATAGTACAATTTTTATCAGTTCAAATGGAAAGTACTTTAATCGACTTAGAAAGAAATCGGCGTCCAAATGCAACATCGTTCAG atatTCGTGGAATCAACTTCAAAATGctgtgaaaaatttaaaaaaaaattaa
- the LOC100878817 gene encoding protein MMS22-like isoform X2 — translation MDVCLTCNCNGKVNFNDWELSKDGLFLRGDVENVLYPQDERFLSDVDIQLFDCTVPASTVLLDLKHFVKCMDMQLKILSRHENYNQVLNSKTNDIDFYYIRRTISEFVLYMRTYLNSIKWDLHSLLVINEDIEEEFNTLFVTMKRFLSRLSNIPDATFHYAPSKLGNHCTQPEYHVYHMHIELRWLFVSLMYTRNTYCHYSNENQLDEFENVQGMIINDLIYISLKIFETMPVANVQQKTPYNCTCIRELWLMFQVFIDSLSERMKSKTFWDYVNNCLDAILNRNASNNKEEFKYYSLKPCKNSELFCLWIIYSLSLLYGYSSDGIYLGSKSSRIKPNYEQLEKILKTFISKGGKDGERDALDDELRIMIPLLNTIVTNWWQPKVSIISLLWDCFHKRLDEPFLLQVTGPWTLSVEKKTAADILKQVKDRINNIECGKESSYGMFLRLLGSFLRINYSNSDTKHWNQIKSRIYSKFSKSKVQEFSITGLYNFISLFLTLAVTADTTNVCSVMLDLLPVIKEYNSENSKKYSLIWKGKLTILLLYSDLKLNFTNIASTYIDTVNTICCRKDDTSRSMMSNFVEVFGIILSSSNMELGEHLLLSGWIDRYLLECPNKAIGPLTRVLANIFEKCVSLVNNSSNIGSLFVNYIFNIINFSSFLQFSYSIGADGAEKMLDALWCYGACRVRQLVFDPTLISDHYNDVAKLAVAFTLEALRNPVVAKKYKHSAISLFQHFASSIIVKDIRITRSYLMLILERQQAIEDLKKEIKNFDTIVIQAWIKCSIIGHNTNGNEIKILQNYISQLTEIRQMFETPCDIQEFQESRESVLIFIMNAMKKRNLLKTEQERNQYDTKWKLYFNHVEKWILTPITEDTKESELAFWIYRCIGTLILCTSVMLYSKNQPNNMFKTLLNKTILSVEQPFLKHLGKRTFSMILLGIETLNVKSDISLQVLIRDLFEQYMTLLITPIINTSNFKVSDSLLKCFKDAKADFIHLIFEILMTNFLTFTSDNLMHKHSYLVMIILQNLLKGEISYPCHIVEYIILICPPRIIECYVKVHEHHPHKQQTIDFINNVTRNRYYKESRLLQNKFNNVISTTVQKLLMTNQHNTFEFLRSILPAITDIVQFLSVQMESTLIDLERNRRPNATSFRYSWNQLQNAVKNLKKN, via the exons ATGGATGTTTGTTTAACTTGCAATTGCAATGGAAAGGTAAATTTTAACGATTGGGAATTAAGTAAAGATGGATTGTTTTTACGTGGAGATGTGGAAAATGTTTTGTATCCACAAGATGAACGCTTTTTATCAGATGTGGACATACAACTTTTTGATTGCACTGTGCCTGCATCAACAGTTTTGTTAGACTTGAAACACTTTGTTAAGTGCATGGA TATGCAGCTAAAAATTCTCAGTAGACATGAGAATTATAATCaagttttaaattctaaaacaaaCGATATTGACTTTTATTATATAAGACGTACAATATCTGAATTTGTTTTATATATGAGAACATATTTAAATAG TATAAAATGGGACCTGCATTCTTTGCTTGTTATAAATGAAGACATTGAAGAAGAATTTAATACGTTATTTGTAACTATGAAAAGATTTCTTAGTAGATTAAGCAATATCCCAGATGCAACATTCCATTATGCACCTTCTAAATTAGGCAATCAT TGTACACAACCAGAGTATCATGTGTATCATATGCACATAGAATTGCGATGGCTTTTTGTTTCATTAATGTATACAAGGAATACATATTGTCATTATTCAAATGAAAATCAATTagatgaatttgaaaatgtccaaGGAATGATTATTAATGACCTAATATATAtctcattgaaaatatttgaaacg ATGCCAGTAGCTAATGTACAACAAAAAACACCATATAATTGCACTTGTATTAGAGAATTATGGCTTATGTTTCAAGTATTTATTGATAGCTTATCTGAAAGAATGAAATCAAAG acTTTTTGGGATTATGTAAATAACTGCTTGGATGCAATATTAAATAGAAATGCATCTAACAATAaagaagaatttaaatattattctttaaaGCCTtgtaaaaattctgaattatttTGTCTTTGGATTATATATAGTCTTTCACTTTTATATGGATATAGCAGTGATGGTATATATTTGGGATCTAAAAGTTCAAGA ATCAAGCCTAATTATGAGCAACtagagaaaattttgaaaacattcaTCTCTAAAGGTGGGAAAGATGGTGAAAGAGATGCACTTGACGACGAATTACGTATCATGATACctttattaaatactattgttACTAACTGGTGGCAACCAAAAGTTTCTATAATTTCTCTCCTATGGGACTGCTTTCATAAAAGATTAGATGAACCATTTTTGTTACAAGTAACTGGTCCTTGGACCTTGTCAGTTGAAAA GAAAACTGCTGCTGATATCCTTAAACAAGTAAAAGACagaattaataatatagaatGTGGTAAAGAGTCTAGTTATGGAATGTTTTTACGTTTACTTG GATCATTTCTACGAATAAACTATAGTAATAGTGACACAAAACATTGGAATCAAATCAAAAGTCGTATctattcaaaattttctaaaagtaaagttcaagaattttcaataactggtttatataatttcatttcattgtTTTTAACATTAGCAGTAACTGCAGACACTACAAATGTT TGTTCAGTAATGCTAGATCTATTACCAGTAATAAAAGAATACAATagtgaaaatagtaagaaatataGTTTAATTTGGAAAGGAAAATTAACTATTCTTCTCTTGTACAGCGATCTGAAACTCAATTTTACTAATATAGCTTCCACCTATATAGATACG GTAAATACTATATGTTGTCGTAAAGATGATACTTCTCGTTCAATGATGAGTAATTTTGTCGAAGTATTTGGTATAATTCTATCGTCGAGTAACATGGAATTAGGGGAACATTTATTACTTAGTGGATGGATAGATCGGTATTTGTTAGAATGTCCGAATAAAGCGATTGGACCATTAACAAGGGTATTGGCTAACATTTTCGAAAAATGTGTTTCCCTGGTTAATAATTCTTCTAATATAGGTTCGctatttgttaattatatattcaatattatcaatttcaGTTCTTTTCTTCAATTTAGTTATTCAATAGGAGCAGACGGCGCAGAAAAAATGTTGGATGCTTTATGGTGTTACGGAGCGTGTAGAGTACGGCAGCTTGTTTTTGATCCCACTCTTATTAGCGATCATTACAATGATGTCGCAAAACTTGCTGTTGCATTTACTTTAGAAGCATTGAGGAATCCAGTAGTAGCAAAGAAGTATAAACATTCAGCCATATCTTTGTTTCAACACTTTGCATCATCGATAATTGTTAAAGATATcag aATCACAAGGAGTTATCTTATGCTAATACTGGAGCGGCAACAAGCAATTGAAGatctaaaaaaagaaataaaaaattttgatacaATAGTCATTCAA GCATGGATAAAATGTTCTATCATTGGTCATAATACGAAcggaaatgaaataaaaattttacaaaattatatatcacAATTAACTGAAATACGGCAAATGTTTGAGACACCTTGCGATATTCAGGAATTTCAAGAGAGTAGAGAATCAGTGTTAATATTCATCATGAATGCTATGAAGAAACGAAACCTCTTAAAA ACAGAACAAGAACGAAATCAGTATGATACAAAATGGAAACTGTATTTTAATCATGTAGAAAAATGGATTCTTACACCAATTACAGAAGATACTAAAGAATCTGAATTAGCTTTTTGGATATACAGATGCATTGGAACTTTAATTCTTTGTACTTCAGTTATGCTATATTccaaa aatcAACCAAATAACATGTTCAAGACATTATTGAATAAAACTATATTGTCAGTTGAGCAGccttttttaaaacatttgGGAAAAAGGACATTTTCTATGATATTGTTGGGTATAGAAACCCTCAATGTTAAAAGTGATATATCTCTTCAAGTACTAATACGAGATCTTTTCGAGCAGTATATGACTCTTTTAataactccaattattaacaCAAGTAATTTTAAAGTATCTGACTCGTTGCTGAAATGCTTTAAAGATGCAAAAGCAGATTTTATTCatttgatatttgaaatattaatgacaaattttttaacttttacgaGTGATAATTTAATGCATAAACATTCTTATCtg GTAATGATTATTCTACAAAATCTACTCAAGGGTGAAATCAGTTATCCATGTCATATAGtagaatatattattttgatttgTCCACCCCGTATTATTGAATGCTATGTAAAAGTTCATGAACATCACCCACATAAACAACAAActattgattttataaataatgttactaGGAATCGTTATTATAAAGAAAGTCGTTTGTTACA GAACAAATTTAACAATGTCATATCTACTACTGTTCAAAAATTACTAATGACAAATCAACATAacacttttgaatttttacgtTCAATTTTGCCCGCAATAACCGATATAGTACAATTTTTATCAGTTCAAATGGAAAGTACTTTAATCGACTTAGAAAGAAATCGGCGTCCAAATGCAACATCGTTCAG atatTCGTGGAATCAACTTCAAAATGctgtgaaaaatttaaaaaaaaattaa